The following coding sequences are from one Candidatus Syntrophosphaera sp. window:
- a CDS encoding CCA tRNA nucleotidyltransferase — MKLEELRQLLAENIRGLEFDGTTYFAGGCVRDLHLGRPAEVKDVDIAVELPDGGIRLAVFLQEYLPTPEPEYHSRFGTASSRFQGVQLDFAMTRSEVYIPGNRFPRVEFAELTADCLRRDFTVNALYQDVMSGWIVDPSGKGIADIMSNLIRCVRDPILSFQEDPLRLLRALRFAAVLGFDIESDTYEALKDNAPLVLSLSQRRCQDEQARLEAKASFTARQRWLRMLDETGIRPHLEKKVRLD; from the coding sequence ATGAAGCTGGAAGAACTGCGCCAGCTCCTGGCGGAAAACATCCGGGGCCTGGAATTTGACGGAACCACCTACTTCGCTGGAGGCTGCGTCCGCGATTTACACCTGGGCAGGCCCGCTGAGGTCAAGGATGTGGACATTGCGGTGGAACTGCCTGATGGCGGGATCCGCCTGGCCGTTTTCCTCCAGGAATATCTGCCCACGCCCGAGCCCGAGTACCACAGCCGTTTTGGCACCGCCAGCTCACGCTTCCAAGGTGTCCAGCTCGATTTCGCGATGACCCGCAGCGAGGTCTACATCCCCGGAAACCGCTTTCCGCGGGTGGAATTTGCCGAACTCACTGCTGATTGCCTGAGGCGGGATTTCACGGTCAACGCGCTCTACCAGGACGTCATGAGCGGCTGGATCGTCGATCCCAGTGGCAAAGGGATTGCCGATATAATGAGCAATCTCATCCGCTGCGTCCGCGACCCCATTTTGTCCTTTCAGGAAGATCCCTTGCGCCTGCTGCGGGCCCTGCGCTTTGCCGCCGTCCTGGGCTTCGATATCGAGTCAGACACCTACGAGGCCCTGAAAGACAACGCCCCGCTGGTCTTGAGCCTCAGCCAAAGACGCTGCCAGGACGAACAGGCACGCCTTGAAGCCAAGGCCAGTTTCACAGCCCGGCAACGCTGGCTGAGGATGCTGGATGAAACGGGGATCCGGCCCCATCTGGAAAAGAAAGTGCGGCTGGATTGA
- a CDS encoding nitroreductase family protein: protein MSGIVFYKTKQLADTVKFYREKIGMEVWLDQGPCCILKSGNLLLGFCEGPEAETSGVITFFYDRREEVDAMYAKMKGLARHAPRLNEKFHIYHFYASDPEGRTLEFQHFEHPLLPYQTIDEVLRQRRSIRKYKADPVPDDLLDRVFELCRHSPTARNLQAYYYVVVSDRGILERIVEQRGPAGNPILAAPLAIAVCASGEVSRRKVQDACIAAYHLLLAAHALGLGTCWVTDMDNDLVKGLLDIPQDDYVACLTPLGWPAEHFSVPDRHKVSEFVRYL from the coding sequence ATGTCAGGAATAGTCTTTTACAAAACCAAACAGCTGGCCGACACGGTCAAGTTTTACCGCGAGAAGATCGGAATGGAGGTCTGGCTGGACCAGGGGCCTTGCTGCATCCTGAAAAGCGGGAACCTGCTCCTGGGCTTTTGCGAGGGTCCGGAAGCAGAAACATCCGGAGTGATCACCTTCTTTTACGACCGGCGCGAAGAAGTGGACGCGATGTACGCCAAGATGAAAGGCCTGGCCCGGCACGCGCCCCGGCTCAACGAGAAATTCCACATTTATCATTTCTACGCCAGCGATCCCGAGGGCCGGACCCTGGAATTCCAGCATTTCGAACATCCCCTGCTGCCATATCAGACTATTGACGAGGTTCTCAGGCAGCGCCGCAGCATCCGCAAATATAAGGCAGATCCTGTGCCGGACGATCTGTTGGACAGAGTTTTCGAGCTCTGCCGCCACAGCCCCACGGCCAGGAATCTGCAGGCCTATTACTACGTTGTGGTCAGTGACCGCGGCATCCTGGAACGGATCGTGGAACAGCGCGGCCCGGCCGGAAACCCCATCCTCGCGGCGCCTTTGGCCATCGCGGTCTGCGCCAGCGGTGAAGTTTCCCGGCGCAAGGTCCAGGACGCCTGCATCGCGGCCTACCATCTGCTCCTGGCCGCCCACGCCTTAGGCCTCGGGACCTGTTGGGTGACGGATATGGACAACGATCTGGTCAAGGGCCTGCTGGATATTCCCCAGGACGATTATGTGGCCTGCCTCACCCCGCTGGGCTGGCCGGCAGAGCATTTCTCTGTCCCGGACCGGCACAAGGTCTCAGAGTTCGTGCGCTATCTCTGA
- a CDS encoding outer membrane protein assembly factor, translating to MDYDKWINSKYFPADYDADSGDPEIFTKEPLDVSLLLTHPFNRYLNGQIGAQFSHVSLYNFGEAPTLQQDLQDKDTETAYLSNIINLRWDTLNSAKNPSRGFYLKHELETNWLHDQLRGDAENERRDPLSFTWGRKFSFLRNTTTARYYTVLWYPKTVLALRLQGKYQSGGDIPFQFKLPLGGGTSLRGTSSGRYLDDTVVVANAEIRFPIYKGLGGILGYDAGAAAHSPEQLALKDLVSNPVVGLRYYMSDFIVRLDVGLGEEGMGLYFNFGHAF from the coding sequence GTGGATTATGACAAGTGGATAAACAGCAAGTACTTCCCCGCGGATTATGACGCCGATTCCGGCGACCCGGAGATCTTCACCAAGGAGCCGCTGGATGTTTCCCTGCTTCTCACCCATCCCTTCAACCGCTACCTGAACGGGCAGATCGGGGCGCAGTTCAGCCACGTGAGCCTCTACAATTTCGGGGAAGCCCCCACCCTGCAGCAAGATCTGCAGGATAAGGACACCGAAACGGCCTATCTCAGCAACATCATCAACCTGCGCTGGGACACCCTCAACAGCGCCAAAAATCCCAGCCGGGGCTTCTATTTGAAGCACGAACTGGAAACGAACTGGCTGCATGACCAACTCCGCGGCGACGCGGAAAACGAACGGCGTGACCCGCTCAGCTTCACCTGGGGCCGCAAATTCTCTTTCCTGCGCAACACCACCACCGCGCGCTATTACACTGTGCTCTGGTATCCCAAGACCGTGCTGGCCTTGCGTTTGCAGGGCAAATACCAAAGCGGCGGGGACATCCCCTTCCAATTCAAACTGCCCCTGGGAGGCGGCACTTCCCTGCGCGGAACCTCCTCCGGCCGCTATTTGGATGACACGGTCGTGGTGGCCAATGCCGAGATCCGCTTCCCCATCTACAAAGGCCTGGGAGGCATTCTGGGCTACGACGCCGGCGCGGCTGCCCACTCTCCGGAGCAACTGGCCCTGAAGGACCTGGTCTCCAATCCGGTGGTCGGCCTGCGTTACTACATGAGCGATTTCATTGTCCGCCTGGATGTTGGCCTGGGAGAGGAAGGAATGGGCTTGTATTTCAACTTTGGCCACGCTTTCTGA
- a CDS encoding endonuclease/exonuclease/phosphatase family protein — protein MKKAFALLFACLSLALGFARSGALEVQNHGSLKAVTFNIWSGSDYIGFASFGEWESPAIREQRYQILLSELRGIDPQVIFLQEVNPVDKYSRRLARDLNMDQIHQVCVGGIKIFGLGIPKGFKEGNAILAKKGLKLEKIEDWKLAGSPGVFSDNFSFHVDDPVSALAGRIVWENKPLNLVCVHLSAYPDLTPALQDSLQALCGREGWSASDCGKVRDKWEKGVKQRAKEAKLLLKKIARLEPDVPLILAGDFNSQPASGVLEHILAKGKFIDSAAEVPEYATWDALRNSNTFHSQFGHDARGNPNSHWKKFTAFDSAQLRRLDYILLDKAFQPGDVLNNRPVLNQPVNGLYPSDHYGVLAELDLNAPLAKAPELFGRIPRSAKTKISGLPIAMYDTDTGFGYGAKGYLFNLFKANESYDLILFHSTEGERWYKFEFSLPDEELRQRRKYPLASTSRWIMTSG, from the coding sequence ATGAAAAAAGCGTTTGCCCTGCTTTTCGCCTGTTTGAGCCTGGCCCTGGGTTTTGCCCGGTCTGGCGCTCTTGAGGTGCAAAACCATGGCTCCCTCAAAGCCGTCACTTTCAATATCTGGAGCGGTTCTGACTACATCGGCTTCGCCTCCTTCGGGGAATGGGAAAGCCCCGCAATCCGCGAGCAGCGGTATCAGATCCTCCTGTCCGAACTGCGTGGGATCGATCCCCAGGTCATCTTCCTGCAAGAGGTCAACCCGGTGGACAAATACAGCCGCCGCCTCGCCCGGGACTTGAACATGGACCAGATCCACCAGGTCTGCGTTGGCGGCATCAAGATCTTCGGCCTGGGCATCCCCAAAGGTTTCAAGGAAGGCAATGCCATCCTGGCTAAAAAAGGCCTGAAGCTGGAAAAGATCGAGGATTGGAAGCTGGCCGGCAGCCCGGGCGTCTTTTCCGACAATTTCAGCTTCCATGTCGACGACCCCGTCTCCGCCCTGGCCGGCAGGATCGTTTGGGAAAACAAACCCCTCAACCTCGTCTGCGTCCACCTTTCCGCCTATCCGGACCTCACGCCCGCCCTCCAAGACAGCCTGCAAGCCCTATGCGGCCGGGAAGGCTGGTCCGCAAGCGATTGTGGCAAAGTGCGCGATAAATGGGAAAAGGGGGTGAAACAGCGGGCCAAAGAGGCCAAACTGCTGCTCAAAAAGATCGCCCGACTGGAGCCGGACGTCCCTCTCATTTTGGCCGGCGATTTCAACTCTCAACCTGCTTCCGGCGTGCTGGAACATATCCTGGCCAAAGGCAAATTCATCGATTCCGCAGCCGAAGTGCCGGAATATGCCACTTGGGACGCGCTCCGCAACAGCAACACCTTCCATTCGCAGTTTGGCCACGACGCCCGCGGAAACCCGAATTCACATTGGAAAAAATTCACAGCCTTCGACTCCGCCCAACTTCGGCGCCTGGATTACATCCTGCTGGACAAGGCTTTCCAGCCCGGAGACGTGCTGAATAACCGGCCGGTGCTCAACCAGCCTGTGAACGGCCTGTATCCCTCCGACCATTACGGCGTGCTGGCTGAGCTCGATCTGAACGCGCCTCTGGCAAAAGCTCCGGAGCTTTTTGGCCGCATTCCGCGCTCCGCCAAAACCAAGATCTCCGGCCTGCCCATCGCCATGTACGACACGGACACCGGCTTCGGCTACGGCGCCAAGGGCTATTTGTTCAACCTGTTCAAGGCCAACGAATCCTATGACCTCATCCTTTTTCACAGCACCGAAGGCGAACGCTGGTACAAATTTGAATTCTCCCTGCCCGACGAGGAACTGCGCCAGCGCCGCAAATATCCGCTGGCCTCGACATCAAGGTGGATTATGACAAGTGGATAA
- a CDS encoding transcriptional regulator, with translation MNLKDIVTLLEGELLSPDADLEVEVPCAFASDLISDILMCTKEPTLLLTGLTNNQVIRLSDMIDIVGIIFVRGKRPLNEIVEMARERKLPLICTNLTMYRSSGLLYNAGLRSCKI, from the coding sequence ATGAACTTAAAGGACATAGTTACCCTTCTGGAGGGTGAATTGCTCTCTCCGGATGCGGATCTTGAGGTTGAGGTCCCCTGCGCTTTCGCGTCGGATTTGATCAGCGACATTCTGATGTGCACCAAAGAGCCGACCCTGCTGCTGACCGGCCTGACGAACAACCAGGTGATCAGGCTTTCGGACATGATCGACATAGTTGGGATCATTTTTGTGAGGGGGAAACGGCCTCTGAACGAGATCGTCGAGATGGCCCGGGAGCGCAAGCTGCCCCTGATCTGCACCAACCTGACCATGTACCGTTCCAGCGGACTGCTCTACAATGCGGGACTTCGCAGCTGCAAGATCTGA
- a CDS encoding ATP-binding protein yields MRDFAAARSEMAEYWHIRLGLEDPVKKFFSQAPEADVTLEADIPEKDFNSAGRGSAEVKNLLKRLGVDPEVLRRVAVAAYEAEINVAAHSLGGSMTSNIHPELIHMVFQDNGPGIADIEQAMIPGFSTADEMVRELGFGAGLGLPNIQKNADALHISSEKGDSTCLEIIIYFKNDGQ; encoded by the coding sequence ATGCGGGACTTCGCAGCTGCAAGATCTGAGATGGCGGAATACTGGCATATCCGCCTGGGACTGGAAGATCCGGTCAAGAAGTTTTTCAGCCAGGCTCCGGAAGCTGACGTGACGCTGGAAGCGGACATCCCGGAAAAGGATTTCAACAGCGCTGGTCGGGGCTCCGCGGAGGTGAAGAACCTGCTGAAGCGGCTGGGCGTGGATCCCGAGGTCCTGCGCCGGGTGGCCGTGGCTGCCTATGAAGCCGAGATCAACGTAGCGGCGCACTCCCTCGGCGGTTCCATGACCAGCAACATCCATCCCGAGCTGATCCACATGGTTTTCCAGGACAACGGGCCCGGCATCGCCGATATCGAACAGGCCATGATCCCGGGTTTTTCCACGGCGGACGAGATGGTGCGCGAGCTCGGTTTCGGAGCGGGATTGGGCCTGCCCAACATCCAGAAGAACGCGGACGCCCTGCACATCTCCTCGGAAAAGGGCGATTCGACCTGCCTGGAAATTATAATCTACTTTAAGAACGATGGACAATAA
- a CDS encoding 4Fe-4S binding protein — protein sequence MDNKKYFHALQILEDNCTGCTACVRVCPTEAIRVRDRKAHIDPNRCVDCGECIFACQFHAIIPRSDPLDLIHNFKYKVAIISTSYFGQFTEDISYEVAKQALYELGFDDVQEEAMVTEFMVKVIQNYIRANRDKRPIISSNCPTVVRLIQLKYPSLLPNLFHLEAPMSILTRYLREKIQEEKGLKEDDIGIFLIVPCAAHVTAVHQPEGAYKHLQDGAFSIGMIYGKVREHIKNLQNNPPQIATYPKGLTWALSGVQAELVDCEDIRALSVNGVENVMEILSRVEDHYLDQYDYIVMRSCTNGCVGGCFNVENPFVAMSRIKKMIKEGENGEVDIHELEELYDEGEFDVAPLTPRPIMELDTDIKAAIRKMKQLNEILTSLPGLNCSACGSPSCYALAEDIVLGKATIEDCVVLLKRHSKEDEQDPQQK from the coding sequence ATGGACAATAAGAAATACTTTCACGCCCTCCAGATCCTGGAGGATAACTGCACCGGCTGTACGGCCTGCGTGCGGGTTTGCCCCACCGAGGCGATCCGGGTGCGCGACCGCAAGGCCCACATTGACCCCAACCGCTGCGTCGACTGCGGCGAGTGCATCTTTGCCTGCCAGTTCCATGCCATCATCCCGCGCAGCGATCCGCTCGACCTGATCCACAATTTCAAATACAAGGTGGCGATCATCTCCACCTCCTATTTTGGCCAGTTCACCGAGGACATTTCCTACGAGGTGGCCAAACAGGCATTGTATGAACTGGGTTTTGACGACGTGCAGGAAGAGGCGATGGTGACGGAGTTCATGGTCAAGGTGATCCAGAACTACATCCGCGCCAACCGCGACAAGCGGCCGATCATTTCCAGCAACTGCCCCACCGTGGTGCGCCTGATCCAATTGAAATATCCCTCCCTGCTGCCCAATCTCTTCCATCTTGAAGCCCCGATGAGCATCCTCACCCGCTATCTGCGGGAAAAGATCCAGGAGGAGAAAGGCCTGAAGGAGGATGATATCGGCATCTTCCTGATCGTGCCCTGCGCGGCGCACGTAACCGCGGTGCACCAACCCGAAGGGGCCTACAAACACCTGCAGGACGGCGCGTTTTCCATCGGCATGATCTATGGCAAGGTGCGCGAGCACATCAAGAACCTGCAAAACAACCCGCCCCAGATCGCCACGTATCCCAAAGGCCTCACCTGGGCGCTTTCCGGCGTGCAGGCTGAATTGGTCGATTGCGAGGACATCCGCGCCCTATCGGTGAACGGGGTGGAAAACGTGATGGAGATCCTGTCCCGGGTGGAAGACCACTATCTGGACCAATATGACTACATTGTAATGCGCAGCTGCACCAACGGCTGCGTGGGTGGCTGCTTCAACGTGGAGAACCCCTTCGTGGCCATGAGCCGGATTAAAAAGATGATCAAGGAAGGCGAAAACGGTGAGGTCGACATCCACGAACTCGAAGAGCTTTATGATGAGGGCGAATTTGACGTGGCGCCGCTCACGCCCAGGCCGATCATGGAACTGGACACGGATATCAAGGCGGCCATCAGGAAAATGAAGCAGCTCAACGAGATCCTAACCTCCCTGCCGGGCCTGAATTGCAGCGCCTGCGGCTCTCCCAGCTGCTATGCCCTGGCCGAGGACATCGTGCTGGGCAAGGCCACGATCGAAGACTGCGTGGTGCTGCTGAAACGCCATTCCAAAGAGGATGAGCAGGATCCCCAGCAGAAATAG
- a CDS encoding PHP domain-containing protein, with the protein MRWFRADLHLHSVLSPCGGLEMSPSGLIARIKALGIDWMAITDHNTLANCPAYYAVAAKAGINFIWGVELQTSEEIHILVYFDAPQAAQTFGNQLYDSLLPLANDTDFFGDQVIIDENENILGMEPKALINSSAWDLSTAVGKARELGGYCVPAHIDAEVNSIIGQLGFLPEEPEFDLFGITAGANPETLLRGHAKLAGKSFLRASDAHYLADVGSGVSRLWVREASVAELAKAALGLEDRKIVI; encoded by the coding sequence ATGCGCTGGTTCCGGGCCGACCTGCATCTTCATTCGGTGCTTTCACCCTGCGGTGGATTGGAAATGTCCCCCTCCGGACTGATCGCCCGGATCAAGGCCCTCGGGATAGACTGGATGGCCATCACGGACCACAATACTTTGGCCAATTGCCCGGCCTACTATGCGGTCGCTGCCAAAGCGGGGATAAATTTCATCTGGGGCGTCGAACTGCAGACCTCCGAAGAGATCCACATCCTGGTCTATTTTGACGCTCCGCAGGCGGCGCAAACCTTTGGCAACCAGCTTTACGACAGCCTCCTGCCGTTGGCAAACGATACGGATTTCTTCGGGGATCAAGTTATCATTGACGAAAATGAGAACATTTTAGGAATGGAACCCAAAGCGCTGATAAATTCTTCCGCTTGGGATCTCAGCACAGCCGTGGGAAAGGCCCGGGAGCTTGGAGGATACTGCGTTCCGGCCCATATCGACGCCGAGGTGAACAGCATTATCGGACAGCTGGGTTTTCTGCCTGAAGAACCGGAATTTGACCTCTTCGGCATAACGGCCGGAGCTAATCCGGAAACTTTGCTTCGCGGCCACGCGAAGCTGGCAGGGAAATCTTTCCTGCGCGCTTCCGACGCGCATTACCTGGCCGATGTCGGCTCTGGCGTCAGCAGGCTCTGGGTGCGCGAAGCATCCGTGGCCGAGCTGGCCAAAGCCGCGCTGGGCCTTGAAGACCGTAAGATAGTTATATAA
- a CDS encoding NAD(P)H-dependent oxidoreductase subunit E, which translates to MTPGTQQDNLLYDKLRAVIAESKGLRNPLIEVLRVAQEIFGYLPLEVQEFVATEMNIPASKVYGVVTFYNFFSMKPRGKYTLNICMGTACYVKGAPRLAQMIEEELGAKVGETTADGLFTISAVRCVGACSLAPVFVIGEDTFGRIETRDKVAEILKKYE; encoded by the coding sequence ATGACTCCCGGAACCCAGCAAGACAACCTGCTGTATGACAAGCTCAGAGCTGTCATCGCAGAGAGCAAGGGTCTGCGCAATCCCCTGATCGAGGTGTTGCGCGTCGCCCAGGAAATCTTTGGCTACCTGCCTCTCGAGGTGCAGGAATTCGTCGCCACAGAGATGAACATACCCGCCAGCAAGGTCTACGGCGTGGTGACATTCTACAATTTCTTTTCCATGAAACCCCGGGGAAAATACACCCTGAACATCTGCATGGGAACGGCCTGCTACGTTAAAGGAGCCCCGCGCCTCGCTCAGATGATCGAAGAGGAATTGGGGGCCAAGGTCGGCGAGACCACAGCCGACGGCCTCTTTACGATCAGCGCGGTGCGCTGCGTGGGAGCCTGTTCATTGGCGCCGGTGTTCGTGATCGGGGAAGACACCTTTGGCAGGATCGAAACCAGGGACAAGGTCGCGGAAATTCTCAAAAAGTACGAGTAG
- a CDS encoding ATP-binding protein codes for MQDISLHLLDIIENSIRARAKNIKVRVIHNVAKNSLRLIVEDDGTGMDTDTLAMAQNPFYTSKSEREKKVGLGIPLFKQNAELTDGCFNMTSQPGFGTVLTVEFTLDHIDRMPLGNLRATLLGAIIGHPEADFNIILIYREKGKEQSFHFETAAIKEELGDIPLTYPDVIEYIDQSLKEGIQNTNMEDV; via the coding sequence ATGCAAGATATTTCCCTGCATCTGCTGGACATAATCGAGAATTCCATCCGCGCGAGAGCCAAAAACATCAAGGTGCGCGTGATCCACAACGTGGCGAAGAACTCCCTGCGCCTGATCGTGGAGGACGACGGCACCGGCATGGACACGGACACCCTGGCCATGGCGCAGAACCCATTTTACACCAGCAAGTCGGAGCGTGAGAAGAAGGTCGGGCTGGGCATTCCGCTGTTCAAGCAGAACGCCGAGCTTACCGACGGCTGTTTCAACATGACCAGCCAACCCGGTTTCGGGACAGTTCTGACGGTTGAATTTACCCTCGACCACATCGACCGGATGCCGCTCGGCAACCTGCGCGCCACCCTTTTGGGCGCCATCATCGGACATCCCGAAGCGGATTTCAACATCATCCTGATCTACCGTGAAAAGGGCAAGGAGCAATCCTTCCATTTCGAAACGGCCGCCATCAAAGAGGAATTGGGCGACATTCCGCTCACCTATCCCGATGTGATCGAATACATAGACCAAAGCTTGAAAGAAGGAATACAAAATACAAACATGGAGGATGTCTGA
- a CDS encoding (2Fe-2S) ferredoxin domain-containing protein: MKTLADLKKIREKAQEDMKLRGGNVRIKIVVGMGTSGIAMGAREVMKTFLEEISNRNLTDVLVTQTGEKGLSSMEPVVDLIEEGKAKVTYGNMNPDKVKKVVVEHIVNGRVVSDYVVATGD; encoded by the coding sequence ATGAAGACACTCGCAGACCTTAAGAAGATCCGTGAAAAAGCCCAGGAAGACATGAAGCTTCGTGGCGGCAACGTGCGCATCAAGATCGTGGTGGGGATGGGAACATCCGGTATCGCGATGGGAGCCCGCGAAGTCATGAAGACTTTCCTGGAAGAGATTTCCAACCGCAACCTGACCGACGTTCTGGTCACTCAGACTGGCGAAAAGGGCCTTTCCTCGATGGAACCGGTCGTTGACCTGATCGAAGAAGGCAAAGCCAAGGTCACCTATGGCAACATGAATCCGGACAAGGTGAAAAAGGTGGTGGTCGAGCACATCGTGAATGGAAGAGTCGTCTCCGATTACGTAGTGGCAACCGGCGACTGA
- a CDS encoding NADH-quinone oxidoreductase subunit NuoF: MSLKRIDLLICCGSGCVSAGALKIKDRFHEVLAEKGISTEINIIETGCMGPCDYGPVMVIYPEGIFYKHVTPEDVEEIVSEHFIKGRPVQRLMLQDEDKVISVQKEVPFYQKQVKVALANCGYIDPESLDEYIATGGYEALGTVLTELDPQKAIDVVKQSGLRGRGGGGFPTHIKWQLVHDVQADQKYIICNGDEGDPGAFMDRSLLEGDPHRILEGMMLAAFSIGASKGFFYIRAEYPLAIKRIKQAIEQAKEAGLMGDKIFGSDFCFDAEVRTGAGAFVCGEEMALIQSLQGERGNPTPKPPYPATKGLWGKPTVVNNVETLANLPTIFLKGADWFASMGTATSKGTKVFALTGDIKNTGLVEVPMGITLRELIFEVGGGMTGGHKFKAVQLGGPSGGCLTQEHLDVPVDYESLKERGAMMGSGGVIVMNDQKCMVNVAKFFTEFCVDESCGKCPPCRIGLKHMHGILERITSGQGKEGDIEELQRLGETICKLSLCGLGQSAPNPVLSTIRYFRDEYEAHIRDRACQTKVCPDLLHFNIDKSRCIGCSLCARKCPVNCISGSREEKYTIAQIDCIKCGNCQDVCPVKAIDRVPGLHEDVVKHTEEALQKLGREEE, from the coding sequence ATGTCTCTGAAAAGAATCGACCTGCTGATCTGCTGCGGCTCCGGCTGCGTGTCGGCGGGCGCTCTGAAGATCAAGGACCGCTTCCACGAGGTTCTCGCTGAAAAAGGGATCTCCACCGAGATCAACATCATCGAGACCGGATGCATGGGCCCTTGCGACTACGGCCCCGTGATGGTCATCTATCCGGAAGGCATCTTCTACAAGCATGTCACTCCGGAAGATGTGGAGGAGATCGTCTCTGAACATTTCATCAAAGGGCGTCCTGTCCAGCGTTTGATGCTCCAGGACGAGGATAAGGTCATCTCCGTCCAGAAGGAAGTCCCCTTCTACCAGAAACAGGTGAAGGTGGCGCTGGCCAACTGCGGCTACATCGATCCCGAAAGCCTGGATGAATACATCGCCACCGGCGGCTACGAAGCCCTGGGAACGGTTCTCACGGAACTGGACCCCCAGAAGGCGATCGACGTGGTTAAGCAATCCGGCTTGCGCGGACGCGGCGGCGGCGGTTTTCCCACCCACATCAAATGGCAGTTGGTGCACGACGTCCAGGCCGACCAGAAATACATCATCTGCAACGGCGACGAGGGAGATCCAGGCGCTTTCATGGACCGCTCCCTTTTGGAAGGCGACCCCCACCGCATCCTGGAAGGGATGATGCTGGCGGCCTTTTCCATCGGCGCTTCCAAGGGCTTCTTCTACATCCGGGCCGAATATCCCCTGGCGATCAAGCGCATCAAGCAGGCGATCGAGCAGGCTAAGGAAGCCGGACTGATGGGAGATAAGATCTTTGGCTCGGATTTCTGCTTTGATGCCGAGGTCCGCACCGGCGCTGGCGCTTTCGTCTGCGGCGAGGAAATGGCCCTGATCCAATCCCTGCAGGGCGAGCGCGGCAATCCCACGCCCAAGCCGCCGTATCCTGCCACCAAAGGGCTTTGGGGCAAACCGACCGTGGTGAACAACGTGGAAACCCTGGCCAACCTGCCGACCATCTTTCTCAAAGGCGCGGACTGGTTCGCTTCCATGGGAACCGCCACCAGCAAAGGCACCAAGGTCTTTGCCCTCACCGGCGACATCAAGAACACCGGCCTGGTCGAGGTTCCTATGGGCATCACCCTGCGCGAGCTGATCTTTGAAGTGGGCGGCGGCATGACCGGCGGCCACAAGTTCAAGGCTGTCCAGCTTGGCGGGCCTTCCGGAGGCTGCCTCACCCAGGAGCACCTGGATGTTCCCGTGGATTACGAAAGCCTGAAGGAACGAGGCGCGATGATGGGATCCGGTGGCGTGATCGTGATGAACGATCAGAAGTGCATGGTCAATGTGGCCAAGTTCTTCACCGAATTCTGCGTGGATGAATCCTGCGGAAAATGCCCGCCCTGCCGCATCGGCCTCAAGCACATGCACGGCATCCTGGAACGGATCACCTCCGGCCAGGGCAAGGAAGGCGACATCGAGGAACTCCAGCGCCTGGGCGAAACTATCTGCAAGCTTTCGCTCTGCGGCCTGGGACAATCAGCGCCCAATCCGGTGCTCTCCACGATCCGCTATTTCCGCGACGAATATGAGGCCCATATCCGCGACCGGGCTTGCCAGACCAAGGTCTGCCCGGACCTGCTGCATTTCAACATCGACAAATCCCGCTGCATCGGTTGCTCGCTGTGCGCCCGCAAATGCCCGGTCAACTGCATCAGTGGCTCCAGAGAGGAGAAATATACCATCGCCCAGATCGACTGCATCAAATGCGGCAATTGCCAGGACGTCTGTCCCGTGAAGGCGATCGACCGTGTGCCAGGCCTGCACGAAGATGTGGTCAAACATACGGAAGAAGCGCTCCAGAAACTTGGGCGCGAGGAAGAATAA
- the nuoE gene encoding NADH-quinone oxidoreductase subunit NuoE — protein sequence MYQKICAKYTPDKDNLIYILHEIQDTHPRHYISEEAVQAVSDYLGIPPNHIFGVLTFYTMYSTKPRGKNIIRLCESPPCYIKGSENILRKLKVLLGVETGETTKDGLFTLELSACLGVCGNAPVMMINDDVYGDLSEESVEEIIARIQRGNQ from the coding sequence ATGTATCAAAAAATATGTGCCAAATACACTCCTGATAAAGACAATCTGATCTATATCCTGCACGAGATCCAGGACACGCATCCCCGGCACTACATCTCTGAGGAAGCGGTCCAGGCGGTGTCGGATTATCTGGGCATCCCGCCCAACCACATCTTTGGCGTGCTCACGTTTTACACGATGTACAGCACCAAGCCCCGCGGCAAAAACATTATCCGCCTCTGCGAATCGCCACCCTGCTACATCAAGGGCAGCGAAAACATCCTGCGCAAGCTGAAGGTCCTGCTGGGTGTGGAAACAGGCGAAACCACCAAAGACGGGCTCTTTACCCTCGAGCTCAGCGCCTGCCTCGGCGTGTGCGGAAACGCGCCTGTGATGATGATCAACGACGACGTCTACGGCGACCTCAGCGAGGAAAGCGTCGAGGAGATCATCGCCAGGATCCAAAGGGGGAACCAATGA